One stretch of Verrucomicrobiia bacterium DNA includes these proteins:
- a CDS encoding cysteine desulfurase, translating into MRQVYLDHLSSTPLLPEAFEAMKPYFLDAYGNPSSLHQHGLRVRDALARARTQIAALINAESADDILLTSCGTESVNLAVKGVAYANRRRGNHIVWSEVEHPAVMNSVEFLEKEGYSHTKVPVDPEGRVLVDRLVEAITDKTTLICLQLANHDIGTLQPVAEVGRIAAEKGIAFFVDANSAAGWTPIDVQKLGANLLSLSPHRFYGPKGVGVLYRNRRARLVSILHGGVQENGRRAGTENVPAIVGAGVAAELALRDMAARIAHVAPLQARLWNGLKQRIPYIKLNGPEPGPDRICNNLNLSTEFIEGEGQLLLLDLNGIAVASGSSCVSKSLKISHVLAAIGLDHALAQGNLILTLGRDNSADDMDYVVETFAGIVDKLRHMSPMWEEFQSGVIDSVIHPTGRGKSFSAHAADVSGKRAH; encoded by the coding sequence ATGCGCCAAGTCTATCTCGATCACCTTTCGTCCACGCCCCTCCTGCCCGAGGCCTTCGAGGCCATGAAGCCCTACTTCCTCGACGCCTACGGCAACCCGTCCTCACTCCACCAGCACGGGCTCCGCGTCCGCGATGCCCTCGCCCGGGCCCGCACCCAGATCGCCGCCCTCATCAACGCCGAGTCCGCCGACGACATCCTCCTCACCTCCTGCGGCACCGAGTCCGTCAACCTCGCGGTCAAGGGCGTCGCCTACGCCAATCGGCGCCGCGGCAATCACATCGTCTGGAGCGAGGTCGAGCACCCGGCGGTGATGAATTCGGTCGAGTTCCTCGAGAAGGAAGGCTACTCCCACACCAAGGTCCCCGTGGACCCCGAGGGCCGCGTCCTCGTCGATCGCCTGGTCGAGGCGATCACCGACAAAACCACCCTCATCTGCCTCCAGCTCGCCAATCACGACATCGGCACCCTCCAGCCCGTCGCCGAGGTCGGCCGCATCGCCGCCGAGAAAGGCATCGCCTTCTTCGTCGATGCCAATTCCGCCGCCGGCTGGACCCCCATCGACGTCCAGAAACTCGGCGCCAACCTGCTTTCCCTCTCCCCCCACCGCTTCTACGGACCCAAGGGAGTCGGGGTCCTTTACCGCAATCGCCGCGCCCGCCTCGTCAGCATCCTGCACGGAGGCGTCCAGGAGAACGGCCGCCGTGCCGGCACCGAAAACGTCCCCGCCATCGTCGGCGCCGGGGTCGCCGCCGAACTGGCCCTCCGCGACATGGCCGCCCGCATCGCCCATGTCGCCCCGCTCCAGGCCCGGCTCTGGAACGGTCTCAAACAGCGCATCCCCTACATCAAGCTCAACGGCCCGGAACCCGGTCCCGACCGCATCTGCAACAACCTCAACCTCTCCACCGAATTCATCGAGGGCGAGGGCCAGTTGCTCCTCCTCGACCTCAACGGCATCGCCGTGGCCAGCGGCTCAAGCTGCGTCAGCAAGTCCCTCAAAATCTCCCACGTCCTCGCCGCCATCGGCCTCGATCACGCCCTCGCCCAGGGCAACCTCATCCTTACCCTCGGCAGGGACAACTCGGCCGACGACATGGATTACGTGGTGGAGACCTTCGCCGGAATCGTGGACAAGCTCCGCCACATGTCCCCCATGTGGGAGGAGTTCCAGAGCGGTGTCATCGACTCCGTCATCCACCCCACCGGCCGCGGCAAGTCCTTCAGTGCCCATGCCGCCGATGTCTCCGGCAAACGCGCCCACTGA